GCCATTGAGGCTCGCAGTCTCGCGGGCCTTCCCCACCTTCATGGGCACTCTGCCCGTGCGCGCCGTGGCTCTGGACGGCCTACGCCGGGCGGCGTTGGTGCTGGTGTTGATGGCAGTGGCGGCTGCGGCCAGTGCGGGCGCGGTGCTCGCCGCCTCTCCCTCTCAGGCAGGCGGTATTACGCAGCACCAACCTGCATCAGAACCCCTTACGTCTTCCGGCAACAACCCGACTCTTCACACCTACCTTGCCCGGGAATTGGCGGTTTCGCGGGAGTCGCCGCAAGCTGGCGGGGGCGCGGCGCTGTTTTTGCCTTCCACCCCCGCGCCGGCATTCACCACCGCCATGCTTCGTAAGGAAGACTTCAGCGTGAACACCCCCGAGAAGCCCCAGCCCCAGGCCCGGCGTGCCCGTTTCGCGGAGAAGTGCGTTACCGCGGCCTGCTGCGCCGTCCTCGGCGGCTGCGTTGGCGTGCCCTCGGTGCGCCCCGCCCCCAAGCCCGAGGCGTGCCCCACGAGCGCCGTGGACACCATGAATGCGTTGGGCATCCACATTGGGCAAGAAGCCTTTGGCTCTTTCCCCGTTGTCGGGGGTGCCAAGCCCGTCACCGTGACGGAATACAGCACGTTCACACTAACGACCGACTTGGGAGAGCTGAGGCCGGGCACAGTCCTTTCCGGGCGGCTCATCTTCGCGGAGGACCGTGTCTATGGCCGATTCAAACAGGCCAAGGCGCCGAGCGGGAAGACGTACCCCGTCTGCTTGGAGCTGAGGAGCCGGGCGGGTGAGCTTGGCGTGAAAATGAAGCCGGACGGCGGGCCTGACTCCGCAGTCGTCTCCTCCAGCCAAGACGTCAGGGCGGTGGATCGCTTCGAGTAGCCGTCGGTCATGGGCTCGGTGGCTTGGAGGTCAGGCGCCTGGAGGGCGGGGGTGTGGTAGAGGCCGGACTCTTCCTGGCGCTCGCGCGCCACTCCCGTTGAAGGTTGACCTCCCATGCTCCTCGCGCCTCCCGTCGCCCTCGTGGCGCTGGTTCTCCTGTCCACGCCCTCGGATGTCTCCGCGGCTCGCGGTATGGATGAGTGCGAAGCCGCGAGCCCGCGCATCGAGCTGTCCCCCACGCCCAACAAGGGACAGGCGCCAGTGGTGTGTATCGGCCCAGGTCTGCACATCACGTTCCGCTTCGACTCGTTGCTCCAGCATGAATCCCTGAAGATTCAGGAGCGGGAATGGTTCGAGGACTGGGCCTTGGGACAGCAGACGCTCACGCTGGTGCCCCGCGAGAACCTGGCCGCCGGAAAGCGGACTGAAGTGGACGTGTGCTTTGCGGACGGTGCTGCGCCCGCGTGCGCCACCTTCGAACTTGTGGTCCATCCCGGGCTCGGAATGCAGGAAATCAAGGTGTTGCGGCAGCCGCGCCCTGTGGCTCACTTCCAGCAAGTCGCCAAGGAGGCCGAGGCAGAGGTGCAGCAGTGCCGGGCGGAGGTGCGGCAGCTCCGCGCCGAGCGCGGCGTCCCGGATGGGCTGAGGGGCGCCATTGCTTCCAGCATCGTGGATGGAGAGAGAGGTGTCCTCGTCAAGGATCTGACTGACGATGTCACTCCGAAGGAGGGCAACGCTCTCGTCAAGGACCGCGTCTACAGCTACCGCGCCAAAGAGCGAGTGGCCGTGGAGGTGTACCTAGAGAATCCTAGCGCGACGCCGTGGACGGCGGCGGGCGCGGTCCTTCGGGGGCACAAGGGCGAGGTGTTCAAGCCCCTCCCAATCTGGCAGCCGGACCCCATTCTACCGGCGGAGCCAGGACGCGAGTACAAGCGGCTGGGCCGTGTCGTGGTGGAACTCATGGCTACGGAGAAGGAGGCCCGGGGCACCTATACCCTCATCCTGTGGGACGCGGCTCGGCAACGCGCCGTGACACTCGACAATGTGACGTTTCCGTAGGGGGCCGAAGGGCGCTGGATGCCATAGAACGCAGGGCGTTTTCACCCCTCGCGGAGACAACGTTTGAAGCTCTGAACAGAGGACAAGAGGTCCTCGCGGACAGGGTCGTTCACGGGAAGCTCATTTCCGGGTTGGGAAAAGAATGTCTCAACGCCGTGTAGAATAGATTTGCAGAGAATTGTGGACTCGGCTTCGCCAAGTTCTGTGGTTCCGCAACGAACTGAGATACTCCCTCGCTTGGACTTCTTGAACCAAACGGAAAAAGAGGAGTCCGCTCCGACGAACCTATACTCAGACTGGTTCCCCCTCAACAGCGTCTCCAGTCCGTAGAGAAGATCCGTAATGGCAATGGCCAGCATCATTGCCTGATCTGGGCTCTTCCCACGCGATGTGCAAATTCCTTTTTCTCCCGAAAAAGTCATGTGCCCCAGATCGAATGATGAATGCCCTGAGAGCATCTGCTCATCGACCCATTCACATTGAAATACGACCATTCTCCTCCCCTCTCTTGATAGGAAACATAGTGATGACCCTTCCCATTCGAAGCTCGCCGGAGTGGCCTCTAAACTTGCTTCGGCTACAGACGCAACCAGGAATGACGCTGGCCGTCGGCTCTATGCATTGTTCATGGTGGCGGCCATCTTCAGTGCGTTCCAGAAACCGAAGAATGCCGCCCCTGCCTCAAGCTCTAGCTCCACCGCCTCTCCTCTTCGGAGCAGAATCTTCAGTCGATTAAGGGCCAGTTTTCCGTTTGAGCTTGAGGCCAGGGTTCCGTTGACGTGAGCGGCATCCACCGTCGCATCTTCAATCTCGCTCCAGGGAAGATGCAGGATGCCATCAGGTCTCCAGGTTATGACCTGCTCAGTAGTGAGTAGCACCCAATGTTCTGGATCTCGAAAGTGCGAAAGCACCGGGAGTTCCCCGCCCCGAACGGCAGCCATGTTGAGCAGGTTCGTGCGCACCTCCGCCGGGAAATCGTCGAAGGGGCGAGTCCACGTTCCTTCGCTTCCTGAGCGATAGAACTTCCGGAGGAGCCTCTGGCGCCTCGCCTCTGCGCTGAGACCAGTCATGGCAGCAACTCCTTGACCAATTCAATTGTGTCTTTGTTGATGAGCCGAAACGTGAACCCAAAGCGCTGCGCAATTGCTGGGTTCAAAAAGCCCTGATTGATCACGGCATGTCCCGTAATGCTCAGGCGGGTGGCGCCGGCGGCGCGCGCTTCAGCCTCAAAGGCCGCTATCAATTGTCTCAAGGATACTGCTCCTTTGGCCTCTGCCTCGATCAGCAAGATATTACGCTGGAAGGTCTGGCCAACAAGCCCCTTGTTCCCGAAGATCCGGAAGCCGTTGATCCTCTCGGGTGGCAGTCGGGTTGCTTGCTGAAGAAGTTCCTCGGCTGCTGGGCGCATCTGCCCCTGCGGTGCCTCCGAGGTCCCAGTGCCGGGCCCACCTGCCTGCTGGACGATAACGGCCGCCCACGGTCCACCACGCAATACCGTAGCCGCCTTACCCACTGGCACCACGACGCGTTCCACCATCAGCACCCCATCGGCCGAGAGAGACAGCATCGGCACGGTGGCCTCCGCGCCTGCAAGGGCCCCCCGCAGCGTGCTTGTCGTGCCCCCAACGGCACCAAAGGTGACGATGAGGTTGGTCGTCAACTTGGAGACCGCCTTCACCTGCTCACCGCGAGTCATGTACCGGAAGTGCTCGAGGTACTCCGGCGAGGAGGCGATGAGGGCCGCGACTCCCGCCGGGAGGTGTTGCAGCGCCGCGATGCTGTCCAGCGGGCGCGTGAGCAGGTGGCCCATGGCATGGTACAGCTCGACGAAAGCCTCCTCCGCGCCATCCAGCGAGCGGCCGATGTAGTCGGCGTCGTCGTACACCTCGGCCAGTGGGGGCCCTTCCATGAGGGGGCGCAGTTGCGCATCCGCCTGCCGGAAGACCCACCCATTGACGGTGTAGAAGCGGCCCAGCTCGAAGGAGCCAGCACGGAAAGCTTCCTCCTTCCACTCCACCGGGCCCACCTTCTGCTGGGTGCGTCCGTTGAGCGTCCAGGCCAGGTATCCGTCCGGTCGCAGCACGGCCACCGTCTTGAATCGTTCGATCCGGCGCAGCAGCTCCTCGCGGGAGACTTCCCCTCCCTCCAGCACCTCGCGCAGCAGGTGGCAGACGGCCATTCGGGGCGGGAACGAGCCCAGCGTCACGGGCTTGTTCATCAGCACCGCCAGCACCCGGGCCGCCTCCTGGGGCGAGAGGGGCGCGCCTCGCGGGGACAGGTCGTTGAAGTTGTCCAGACCCGCGAGTGCCAGTAGGTACTCGAAGGCGTCAACCTGCACGGCGCCACTGGCCACCGCGCGCACCGCCATCTCGGCTGGGCTCACCATGGCCACCTCCGTGCCCTGCACGCGCTCACCCCGTCGGCGGAGCAGCCGAGCGGGTGCATTCGAGTCCGTGGCCGCGTACTGGGCGCCATCACGCACCTCGCCCGCCAACCCAGAGGAGGCACGCGGGTTGCGGTCCAGAAGCATGCCGCGTCCCGCTGGTGGCGTCACCGTGATGCAGCCGGTGGACAGCACGACAGCCCCAAGTACCAGAGCCACCCACTTCCGCGGCATCTCAGCGGGCATGGTCCACCCCCAGGCCCAGGGACGCGAAGGCGCCCGGGCGCAGCGCTCCGCCCGGTGTCGGGAACAGCAACGTGCCGCCCTGGCCCACCGCGTACAGCCACCCGCCAAAGCGCCAACGCACCTCGCCCGAATACAGGTAGCGCGCCTCTGGCCTGCCCACTCCGGTGGCGAGCGCGCTGACGGCCACCTCCACGCGCCGCTCGGCCAGCTGCGCCGCGAGCCGCCCGTCCACGTCCACGCGTCCCCAGGTAAACGCCTCCACCGCCAGGGAGAGGTGCAGGTGCCGTTGCCGCAACCCGCCAAGTCGCACCGCATCCCACCCCACCACCGCCTCGCCGTACACCGAGAAGCCGTCGGGAAAGGGCGCCTCCACGACTGGCAATCCGGAAGGGCCCGCTGCGCGGAAGCGCGCCAGCTCGTAGTCCGGGCCGAAGAGGCCCTGGCGAAAGCCTCCGCGCTGCCCTCGCACCTCGAGCCGCAGCCGTGCGTCCAACGTGGGCGTCACCGCATCCGCACCCACGCCGGCCACCGCGCCCCAGGCCCCGCCCACACCCGGACGCCCACCCCAGCCGGCCAGCACGTGCAGCTCGTAGTCCGGGCGCACCACCACCACCGCCGTTCCATCCAGGTGCGCCAGCGTCACCTGGGGAGAGTGGCCTCCGGCCCGCCCCCAGTCGTGCACCGCGGACAACGCCAGCGTGTAGCGCCCCGGTTGCTCCTGCGGGCCCGTGAAGAGGTGTGCCAGGTCGAGCGCTACCTCCGCGCCCATGAGGCGCGCACCCAGCACGTCCGAGGAAAACGCCTCCGCGTACAAGGGCCCCAGCGTGCCGGTGAGAAAGGCTCCAGCCGGGTAGTAGTCCGGATTGGTGCGGTTCGAGTACCGCCGTACCAGGTGCCCGGAAAGGAGGCTGTAGCTGTCGAGGGCGCCCGCCCACAGCCCCACCGGGGAGGCGTCCGAGCCCAGCTTGAGCGCACGCACCAGCTGGCCCCAGTCCGAGAGGCTGTCCCAGTCCTCGCGGCGCACCAACCCGCCGCCCTGAACTCCGCCCCCCAGCCGCAGCCGCACCGGAGCGCCCAGGTTGACGCCGAGCTCCTCGCCGCCGTCCAGCACCAGCATGGGGGTCAGTTGGACATAGCGCTCCACGCCGCCCGTCCCGCCACCCGGCAGCAGCGCCAACCCGGTGGCCTCCAGGCGCGCCAGGTAGTGCAGGCGCCCAGCCGAAGAAGCCGATAGCGGTGGCTCCATTGCCCCATCGGGTGGGTTGTCGGGCCCTTCCGCCTGCGCGAGGAGCAGTAGCACCAGCAGCGTGGATGTCATCAGCGCCTCCGATGGATGACGCCCACTCTATCGGGTGGCCCTGACAAATCCGGACAGACTGGACAGCGCGGGCAAAAGGCGCCTCGTGTCGTAGGGTCCGCAACCCAACCACACGGGTCGCCTGGAGCAGCTCGATGCACCCCCGGTGCAGAAGGAGAGCGCATGCCACTTTGCACGGTCCGATCCCTCCTCGCAGGAGTCGTCGCGACCGCGCCGCCTGCTGCGCACCCTGCGCCAGTTGGACGACAAGCAGCTCAGCGCTGTCGGTTACATGGCGCGCAGCCTCGTGCAGCCCGAGGCCCGTTAGCTCACGTCGGAGAGGTGGGTACCGGCCGTCTCCAGCAGCTTGCGCAAGAGCGCCAACCGCTCCGGCGGCCACCCCTGAAGGACGTGGATGATGCGGCTCAACTCGGGGTGCTCACCGGCCGCGGGCGGAGGGGCCGGCGCCGTTACCTCGTGGGCCTGGGCACCCAGGGACAGGAGCACGTCCGAGGAGATGGCCAGGGTCTCGCAGATGCGCCGCAGCGTGGGCACGCTGGGCACCATGGCGCCCCGCTCGACCCGGCCGTAGACGCCGGGCTTCAGGCGCACCTTCTTGGCCACCTCCGCCTGCGTGAGGCCCAGCCGCAGGCGAGCAGTTCGAGCAGCTTCCCCCAGAGCGTGTCGCAGCTTCTCGTCCATGGTGTGCGTCTACTGCAAACAGCGGAAGGCCGCGACGAACAACTCCCAGCACGTGCCAGGACATCTGTCGCTGGCCAGCATCAACATTGTGCGAGGTGCTCTATCCAGCCCCCCGAGTAGGCATGGAGGCTGCGCGCAGAATGCAGCAGAATGTCGTTTTGCCTCGATACGGGAGTGCGACATGACGGCTTACGACCATTTCGCGGGGGACTTTGGCGGACATACTGCGGATTTCTCCGACGCGCTGACGCTCTTCGAGGTCGGGGCATTGCTCGCCCGAGGCGCCAGAGCCGTCGGATGCGAGTTCTTCACGGAGTTCCCGCCCAGCCCCACTGCGGGCCGACGTGGTCGGCGTATAGATTTCGTTTGGGCGGTGCGGGCGCACCAGCCAGAGAACGGACGCCGCTGGCTTCCTCTTGCTGCTTTCGAGGTTGAGGGGCTCGATGTTCCGGCGGGCAGCCTTGAGCAGGATGTGGAGCGACTTGCGGAACTGGCCCACGGAGAGGAGATCCCGATGTCGGTGATTCTCTACCGTACGACGGAAACCGGCTGGATGTTCTGGAATCCCGGCCCGGCTCCAAAGGCCCGGGAAGACCAGCTCCTTGAGCTGGTGCGCTCCAGACTCGCGGCGCGTCCACCTCCGTGCGGCTCAGTCGAAGCAGTGCTGGATCGTGAACTCCTGCAAGGCAAACGACTTGCACGCTGGGTCGACCAAGCACGGACGCGGTTCGAGGCTCTTCGTCTCGCTGGTCGATTGGCGTGATCCGTCGCTCTCTCGTGCATTTGTCCTTCAAGCCAACCGCTACTGCACCTGCTATGGCCACCGCTCGTGGCCCAGAGCCTCGTTGCTCAGTCAGGGGCGAGCAACTGGTCACCACCAATTCGCTGTTGTCGGCGGAACTGGCGAGCTTCCTGGAGCACAATAAGATGAAGGGCAGGGAAGCAGATAATTAGATGGTGTCCCCGAACAGGAGATCGGGCAGCGGAGTGGTTTCAACCCAGAGCCCCGCCTCGCGCTGAACGTAGTACTGGCACAAAGTAACGATCTTGCTGTGGTCGCCCAGGCGAACTCTTTGGCGCTCAACCTCCGTCCTCCCAGCGATAGCATCACTACTAAAGCCAGAACTGGAGAGCAGAAGCCCTGCCGTCGCCGAATTCTTGACCACCACATCGAAGAAACTCTTCAGAATCCTTCGTCCAGGTCGGGATGGTGGAGTCCAATGCTTGATTTCAACGAGGAAAGTGATGGGTTTTCCATCCTTCGCGCAAGAGAGTTCCAGGTCGAACCCGCCGTCCTGTGCTAGCGGGGTGAGCCGCGTCACGAATCCCAGGCCCTCGAAAACCTCTCGGAGCACCCTTTCGAGTTCAGGCCATTCCAATTCCATAAGTCCGTCTGGGAATTTTGCGATCCATTTGGCGATTTCCCGCATAGTCTTTCGCAAGATGAACTCTCCGTAGCCTGGACCGTATGGGGCAGGAGCGTCCTCGTCTTGCTGCTGGGGCGAAACCTCCGCTAGGTATCTCTTGAGTCGTGGCAGAGCGCCGTGCCGTGACCACACGATTCGTCCCTCCGCCTCAAGCCGATCCATGTTTTCGCGGCTGAAGCGCCAGACTCGCCCGTTGGGGGGAAGCTGCCCACGCCACTCAAATCGGAGCGGGGACGTGGTGCCCGGTGCAGTGAGAGCACACTGAATGTACGGACCCTTCGGGTCGTCATCCGGATTCCTGAACCTGTCAGCCGCGAGTTTGCTACGGCTCTTGACATTCGTGTTTGACACTGGACTGCCTCCCCTCAGTGAGTCTGCCATGAAGGAACCGGTGAAGGCGACGAGTGGCACAGCTCAGCGTGAAGAACAGCCCGTCGAACTGGACAATTTGCTGGCGATTAGCACCTTGAAGTGCGCCTGAGCCCACGTGCCTTGAGTTGGTGCTGCGGCGCGTGCACCTCGAGGCCAAAAAATGCCGGGGGCTCGTGGGCCACCACGGCATGCAGCTGCGAGAGGGCGGGGGAGTGCGTCAGGGGGCGCGCGTCTCGGGCGCGGTGCTCCCGTTGCCCTTCCGCCTGCTGCCATTGTGGGAGGGCTTCTTGCCGGTCTCCTCCTGCCTGCTCGGGGTCGTGGCGGCGGTGCGTTGACGCCCGGGGACGGCAAAGACCTCTCCCCGGTCCTTCCCGTGGAGGAACTGCTCCACCGCATCCTGCCGGCGCGCCAGGTCCGCTACGGCCTCACGCAGCTCCTCGCCGAGAGCTCGCGTTTCGCTCCGCTGAGCGTCGAGCTGGCCCTCGAGTTCGGCCATGGAGGTGATGAGTTCCGCCTGCGAGTCGTTCAGGATCACCCTGAAGTCGCTCACCGTCTTCGTGTTCATGGCGGTGAGCTTATCCAGCAGCTCCGCATGCTTCTTATCCAGCTCGTCCGGGGTCAGCTGGCCGTGGAGGTTCTTGAGCGACTCGGCCGTCTCGAGCACCTCGTTCCGGTCGCGCGGCGTGGTGTCGAGGCCGCCGTCATCGAGCCACCGGCTGATGCGCTCGCGCTGGGCATAGACAAAGCCACCGAGGGCGGTTGCTGCGGCACCCAGAGTGAGTTTGCCGAAATGGTTGATGATAAAGGGGGGCAGGGGAATTACGGCCATGCGGAAGCTCCTGGCGGAGGCCCAGGAGTCATTTCCTGGGCTCATGTGCTGATACCCACCAGCGCCTACGGATTTAGAAACCCCAGTGATAACCCCACTTTAGGTTGGCTCGACTTCGCTAAGGACCTGATCGAGCGTCCGCGCGACGGTGTACTTGAGCGGCGGCTCGCTGACGCCAAGGCTGGCGAAGTGTGCCTTGCCACATTCGATTTTCGCGCGCTCCTTGTCGCGGAGGTCGTTCACGAACAGGTCGCCCTTGGTCTCGACCACGAAGTAAACCCGCTCGCCCTCATCGGTCTGGACCAGCACGGCCCAGTCCGGGTTGTACCCACCGAGAGGGGTGGGGACGGTGAACCAGCCTGGGAGCTTGGTGTAGACCTTCACCGCAGCGTTCTTCTCTAGCTGGTCGGCGAACGACGCTTCGACGTCCGAGTCGTAGACCACGTGGTCGTGTACTGACTTGGAAGCCGCCATCATGTTCTTGAGATAACCAGTAAGCTCCTTCTCCTCGAAGAGCTGCTGGGCGTAGTAGTGCTCGTCGCCGAGTCGCTGGTACTTGATCCCCTCTACCACCGCGAGCTGCTTGCACCCGTTGATTGCGTGGGCCACGAAGTCGATGAACTGCTGCGGGTTTCGCTTGAAGTCGTCCAGCCGACCGCTCTCAGTCAGCACCCGATAAATCGTCCGCCGGGTGAGCTGGGTCCGGTCTTGCAATTCGGTGAGGATGTCGGGCAACTCGACCTGGGCTTCCTCAAGGAACACCGGAGCAGAGGTTTGGGTCTCCTTCGCGTCCACGCCCGCTTTACCGATCACGAGCTCCGCCGTCGTCCATAGGAGCCGCGCCTTTGGCACACGTGGTGCCTCGCGGACGGACCGCACACAATCTGCGATGAGCTTCTCGTTGTCGAACTCCAGCCGGTAGGTGGTCCGGTGCTTGATCCGGTCCCAAAGCGCCCTGAAATCCTCGCCAAGGAGAACTTCGCGCCGGGTGCCAATCGGTTTGCGCAGGTCGGCGTCCTTGATTTCCAGCCGCCCCGCGAGTTTGCGGAGGACTTGCTCGATCTCCTTCTGGATGGCCTCGAACTCCGGCGGCAGTGACAGGGACCCATCCTTCAGCGCCTTGCGAAGCGAGTCCTGCACCTTTCCGCGCGTGTCGATATGGCCGGCCGCACGCAGGTGATCCCATACCGCCTTCGACTTTTCCGCGCCTAGCAGAGCCGGTCTCCCGGCCTCTCCCTTCACAGAGATCGTCGCGAATTGGTGCGCTTCGACGATGCCGAAGCGGATGCCGGTGTCAGCCTCGATTTCACGCTGCAAGTTCTCTGCGAACTCTTGGTAGCTCTCAGTGGCGACGACCGTGAGAGTATTAACGTCAAAGCCGCGAACGCGCTCTCCCTTCTGGTTCACGCACAGCCGGAGCCCCCGTCCGATGGTTTGGCGGCGTTCGCGTTCGGTTCGGATGTCTCGCAGAGTGCAGATCTGGAAGACGTTGGGGTTATCCCAGCCTTCGCGCAGCGCCGAGTGGGAGAATATGAATTTGAGCGGTGTCTCCAGGCTCAACAGCCGCTCCTTGTCCTTCATGATCAGGTTGTAGGCCCGCTCCGCGCTGTCCCGGCTCTGCTGGTTGTTCTCGGCGGTGTCAGTCCAGCCGCCGTGTTTGTCGACGGAGAAGTACCCGTCGTGGATCTCGCTGGCGTCCCGCGAGAGGTCGACCTCCTTGAATAGCGTGACATAGTCCGGGCGCGAAGCCATGCGCCGATATTCTTCCTCGAAGATCCGTGCGTAGGGTCCCTTGATTGCCGTGCCCTGCGCATCGTACTGCCGGTAGCGGTCCACCTGATCGATGAAGAAAAGGCTGAGAACCTTGATCCCCTGGGGCCGGAGCCTCTTCTCCTTATCGAGGTGCTCTTGGATGGTTCGTCGAATCATCTGCCGCTGCATCTCCATCGGGTCGACGTCGCCAAAGGCTTGGCCGGGCGTCAGCCAAACCGGGTCGATGCCCGGCACTCGGAGTTCCAGCAACTTCTGTCCGCGTCCGGCACGGATCTCGCCTATCCGGTGGTCGCGGTAGAGCGGTCGGCTCGTGGCCAGCTCGAGATCGTCGCCGTCTTCGACGGTGAGCTCGACGCGCCGAACGCCGCCCGGTCGCTGCGCATCCACCTCGATCTTCGCGGTAACCCCACCGCGGTTGCTCGCAACGGAGACGAGCTTCACGTACGGTCGGTTGTGGGCGCCGTCGACGGTGGCCGAGGCGACCTCAATCTGTTTGACAAGTTTCTGTTCGTAGGCGTCGATCGCGTCGAGCCGGTAGACCATGTGGTGCTTATCGACATGCGTCGCCGAGTAGCGGAGTGTGCACAAGGGTTTCATTCGCGCGAGAGCCTGTCGGCCTCGGCCGTCGAGTCCGCCGTCCACGCTCTGCGGTTCATCAACGATGAGGATGGGCCTGGTGGCGCTGATGAGGTCGATGGGTTTCTCGCCGCCGGTCTTCTCGCTCGGGCGGTACATCACATTCTTCGACTTCTCGCGACGGCGTTGTTCGTCGGCTTCCTCCGCGACGGCCTCGGCCTCATCGCCGAACCGGCTCATGGCGCCGACGGTGACGATCATGATCTGGATGTGTGGGCTGGTGGCGAAATTGCGGACCTGTCCAAGCTTCCCCGAGTCGTAGATGAAGTAGTCGAACGGCGTTCCCGCGTAGATACTGCGGAAATGGTCCTCGGTCATCTGAAGGGACTTGTAGACCCCCTCCTTGATGGCGATGGACGGCACGACAATTACGAACTTGGTGAAGCCGTAGCGCTTATTCAGCTCGAAGATGGTGCGCAGGTAGACGTAGGTCTTCCCGGTGCCGGTCTCCATTTCCACGGTGAAGTCGCCAGACTCGAGTTCTTCTGCGGGGCGTAGGCCGTTGCGGAGCTGGACGTCCTTGAGGTTCTCCAGTACCTGGTCCGGGAGCAATTGGAGTCGGTTGCCGGTTCCCTGTTCATTCTCCATGCCGGGGAGGAGCGCGGCACCGCCGAGCGCCCCGCGCGTCACAGTGAACGCGGTGCGACAGACCTCCTGACCGCGGAACAGGTCACAGACCCCGTTGATGGCGCGGAGCTGGTAGTCGAGGTTCGGTTCGAAGTGTAGCTTCATTGCAG
The sequence above is drawn from the Archangium lipolyticum genome and encodes:
- a CDS encoding DUF2381 family protein, coding for MLLAPPVALVALVLLSTPSDVSAARGMDECEAASPRIELSPTPNKGQAPVVCIGPGLHITFRFDSLLQHESLKIQEREWFEDWALGQQTLTLVPRENLAAGKRTEVDVCFADGAAPACATFELVVHPGLGMQEIKVLRQPRPVAHFQQVAKEAEAEVQQCRAEVRQLRAERGVPDGLRGAIASSIVDGERGVLVKDLTDDVTPKEGNALVKDRVYSYRAKERVAVEVYLENPSATPWTAAGAVLRGHKGEVFKPLPIWQPDPILPAEPGREYKRLGRVVVELMATEKEARGTYTLILWDAARQRAVTLDNVTFP
- a CDS encoding helix-turn-helix domain-containing protein, with translation MDEKLRHALGEAARTARLRLGLTQAEVAKKVRLKPGVYGRVERGAMVPSVPTLRRICETLAISSDVLLSLGAQAHEVTAPAPPPAAGEHPELSRIIHVLQGWPPERLALLRKLLETAGTHLSDVS
- a CDS encoding restriction endonuclease; translation: MRKTMREIAKWIAKFPDGLMELEWPELERVLREVFEGLGFVTRLTPLAQDGGFDLELSCAKDGKPITFLVEIKHWTPPSRPGRRILKSFFDVVVKNSATAGLLLSSSGFSSDAIAGRTEVERQRVRLGDHSKIVTLCQYYVQREAGLWVETTPLPDLLFGDTI
- a CDS encoding type III restriction-modification system endonuclease — translated: MKLHFEPNLDYQLRAINGVCDLFRGQEVCRTAFTVTRGALGGAALLPGMENEQGTGNRLQLLPDQVLENLKDVQLRNGLRPAEELESGDFTVEMETGTGKTYVYLRTIFELNKRYGFTKFVIVVPSIAIKEGVYKSLQMTEDHFRSIYAGTPFDYFIYDSGKLGQVRNFATSPHIQIMIVTVGAMSRFGDEAEAVAEEADEQRRREKSKNVMYRPSEKTGGEKPIDLISATRPILIVDEPQSVDGGLDGRGRQALARMKPLCTLRYSATHVDKHHMVYRLDAIDAYEQKLVKQIEVASATVDGAHNRPYVKLVSVASNRGGVTAKIEVDAQRPGGVRRVELTVEDGDDLELATSRPLYRDHRIGEIRAGRGQKLLELRVPGIDPVWLTPGQAFGDVDPMEMQRQMIRRTIQEHLDKEKRLRPQGIKVLSLFFIDQVDRYRQYDAQGTAIKGPYARIFEEEYRRMASRPDYVTLFKEVDLSRDASEIHDGYFSVDKHGGWTDTAENNQQSRDSAERAYNLIMKDKERLLSLETPLKFIFSHSALREGWDNPNVFQICTLRDIRTERERRQTIGRGLRLCVNQKGERVRGFDVNTLTVVATESYQEFAENLQREIEADTGIRFGIVEAHQFATISVKGEAGRPALLGAEKSKAVWDHLRAAGHIDTRGKVQDSLRKALKDGSLSLPPEFEAIQKEIEQVLRKLAGRLEIKDADLRKPIGTRREVLLGEDFRALWDRIKHRTTYRLEFDNEKLIADCVRSVREAPRVPKARLLWTTAELVIGKAGVDAKETQTSAPVFLEEAQVELPDILTELQDRTQLTRRTIYRVLTESGRLDDFKRNPQQFIDFVAHAINGCKQLAVVEGIKYQRLGDEHYYAQQLFEEKELTGYLKNMMAASKSVHDHVVYDSDVEASFADQLEKNAAVKVYTKLPGWFTVPTPLGGYNPDWAVLVQTDEGERVYFVVETKGDLFVNDLRDKERAKIECGKAHFASLGVSEPPLKYTVARTLDQVLSEVEPT